In Primulina eburnea isolate SZY01 chromosome 3, ASM2296580v1, whole genome shotgun sequence, one DNA window encodes the following:
- the LOC140827108 gene encoding LOW QUALITY PROTEIN: gamma-tubulin complex component 3-like (The sequence of the model RefSeq protein was modified relative to this genomic sequence to represent the inferred CDS: deleted 1 base in 1 codon): protein MEDDDRRVVDLVKELVHRLLSNPLSPGNLASSSIPTQEEYNQALKYSLRILSSRLNPSIAADEFSVVESIKRRLATTGKSYEALTFTDIYSKFSLKNGPGSVKNKWAVLYLLNRISEDQKLKKNQFSDKITNGFLDSVFAGGLPALHESDVLSDRPGRFVKSSKDLGDGGFNGRVDHLRGFGGNVSNLRGSSNIGKLDKSWSEKDVGKYSDNIVCSNENVKHSRGLRDNTSHFRAKEIVEKGWNGGVLMVTKDPGNLREMAYREFADLIKEENEVSEEVLVRDVLYACQGIDGAYLKFDEKADEYVLPEFIKVPRATRTMVRKLCELGWLFRKVNRYITESMDRLPAEDIGTVGQAFCAALQDELSVYYKLLVVLEGQAMNPIPLVSENACSGNYLSLRRLSVWFAEPMVKMRLMAVLVDSCKVLKGGAMAGAIHLRAQHGDPLVNDFMKKLLRQVCSPLFEMVRSWVLEGELEDIFSEFFVVSQPVKADCLWREGYRLLDSMLPSFISQSLAQRILRTGKSINFLRVCCEDRVWADAAKEAAAAAGTTTRRGDLGYGETDALESLVAEAAKRIDKHLLDVIYTQYKFKEHCLAIKRYLLLGQGDFVQYLMDIVGPELSEPANTISSFKLAGLLESAIRSSNAQYDDGDMLDSLRVKMMPHNTGDRGWDVFSLEYDARVPLNTVFTESVMSRYLRIFNFLWKLRRIEHALIGVWKGMKPNRVTSQFFSKLPRAVTLQLILTSRKYQVLWDEMNHFVTNLQYYIMFEVLEVSWSNFSKEVEVSKDLDDLLGAHEKYLHSIIEKSLLGERSQNLNKTLFTLFDLILRFRSHADRLYEGINELQSRTTESSRPYRDKAKLQKQSIKRSSEPSSWLGEGRKELTRRAGEFLRNMGQAVDATANEYSSLFEGFISQLPIQQHVDLKFLMFRLDFTEFYSPLKSNAGGKLLL, encoded by the exons ATGGAGGACGACGACCGGAGGGTAGTAGATCTAGTCAAAGAACTAGTTCATCGCTTACTATCCAACCCTCTATCACCCGGAAACCTCGCTTCCTCTTCAATCCCCACTCAGGAAGAGTACAATCAAGCCCTAAAGTACTCTCTCCGCATCCTCTCCAGCCGTTTGAATCCCTCCATTGCTGCAGACGAATTCTCCGTTGTCGAGTCCATCAAGCGCCGCCTCGCCACTACCGGTAAGTCCTACGAAGCCCTAACTTTTACCGATATCTACTCTAAGTTCTCGTTGAAAAATGGTCCCGGGAGCGTGAAAAATAAGTGGGCTGTACTCTATTTGCTGAATAGAATATCTGAGGATcagaaattgaagaaaaatcagTTTTCGGATAAAATTACTAATGGGTTTCTGGATTCTGTGTTTGCTGGCGGGTTGCCAGCGTTGCATGAGAGTGATGTATTGAGCGATCGTCCTGGTAGGTTTGTGAAATCGAGTAAGGATTTGGGCGATGGAGGGTTTAATGGCCGTGTTGATCATTTGCGGGGTTTTGGTGGAAACGTGTCAAATTTGAGGGGTTCAAGCAATATTGGGAAATTGGATAAAAGTTGGAGCGAAAAGGATGTTGGCAAATATTCAGATAATATAGTGTGTTCAAATGAAAATGTGAAGCACTCGAGGGGGTTGAGGGATAATACGAGTCATTTTAGAGCTAAGGAGATTGTGGAGAAAGGATGGAATGGAGGGGTATTGATGGTGACAAAGGACCCTGGAAATCTTCGTGAGATGGCATATAGGGAATTTGCAGACTTGATTAAGGAAGAAAATGAGGTTTCCGAAGAGGTATTGGTGAGGGATGTGCTCTATGCATGCCAGGGGATTGACGGGGCATATCTGAAGTTTGATGAAAAGGCCGATGAGTATGTTCTTCCAGAATTTATTAAGGTGCCAAGGGCTACTAGGACAATGGTCCGAAAGCTCTGCGAGCTTGGATGGTTGTTTAGAAAAGTCAACCGGTATATAACAGAGAGTATGGACCGCCTTCCAGCTGAGGATATTGGGACTGTTGGACAAGCATTTTGTGCTGCGTTGCAAGATGAATTGTCAGTGTATTACAAGTTACTGGTTGTGCTTGAAGGGCAGGCAATGAATCCGATTCCTTTAGTTTCTGAAAATGCATGCTCAGGGAACTATCTCTCATTGAGGAGATTGTCAGTTTGGTTTGCTGAACCCATGGTAAAGATGAGGTTAATGGCTGTTTTGGTTGATAGTTGTAAAGTTCTAAAAGGTGGGGCCATGGCTGGTGCAATTCATTTGCGTGCTCAACATGGTGATCCGCTTGTTAATGATTTCATGAAAAAGCTACTTCGTCAGGTGTGTTCTCCACTCTTTGAAATGGTGAGGAGTTGGGTATTGGAAGGGGAGCTCGAGGATATTTTTTCAGAATTTTTTGTTGTAAGTCAGCCTGTGAAAGCAGATTGTCTCTGGAGGGAAGGTTATCGACTACTTGATTCAATGCTTCCTTCTTTCATATCTCAATCTCTTGCTCAACGTATCTTAAGGACTGGAAAGTCCATCAATTTCCTTCGAGTTTGTTGTGAGGATCGAGTATGGGCTGATGCCGCAAAAGAGGCGGCAGCTGCAGCTGGTACCACTACTAGGAGAGGTGATCTTGGATATGGTGAGACTGATGCGCTGGAATCTTTAGTAGCAGAAGCAGCAAAGCGAATAGATAAGCATTTGTTGGATGTTATATATACACAATATAAGTTCAAAGAACACTGCCTTGCAATCAAGAGATATTTACTTCTTGGCCAAGGTGATTTTGTTCAGTATCTAATGGATATCGTTGGCCCTGAGCTGTCTGAGCCTGCTAACACGATAAGCTCATTCAAGCTTGCCGGATTATTGGAAAGTGCGATTAGATCATCAAATGCGCAGTACGATGATGGTGATATGCTGGATAGTTTAAGAGTTAAAATGATGCCACATAACACGGGGGACAGAGGATGGGATGTGTTTTCATTAGAATATGATGCAAGAGTTCCACTTAACACTGTCTTCACC GAATCTGTTATGTCTAGATATCTCAGAATTTTTAACTTTTTGTGGAAGCTTAGAAGGATAGAGCATGCACTGATTGGCGTTTGGAAAGGCATGAAACCAAACCGTGTTACTTCTCAGTTCTTTTCTAAGTTGCCACGTGCTGTTACCTTGCAGTTGATTTTGACATCAAGGAAGTACCAAGTTCTCTGGGACGAGATGAATCATTTTGTCACAAATCTTCAGTACTACATAATGTTTGAAGTCCTGGAGGTGTCGTGGTCTAATTTCTCCAAGGAAGTGGAAGTATCTAAAGATCTGGATGATCTACTTGGAGCACATGAGAAGTACCTCCACTCAATCATTGAGAAGTCTCTTTTAGGCGAACGATCTCAGAACCTTAACAAGACCCTTTTTACGTTATTTGACCTCATATTGCGATTCCGAAGTCACGCAGATCGACTTTATGAAGGCATAAATGAGTTGCAATCAAG AACCACAGAGTCTTCCCGCCCGTATCGGGACAAAGCCAAATTGCAGAAGCAATCAATTAAAAGATCTTCAGAACCCAGTTCTTGGCTTGGTGAAGGCAGGAAAGAACTTACAAGACGAGCCGGGGAATTTCTTAGAAATATGGGGCAAGCTGTTGATGCAACTGCAAATGAATATTCATCACTTTTTGAGGGTTTTATTTCACAATTGCCAATACAACAACATGTCGACTTGAAGTTCCTCATGTTTCGGTTGGACTTCACGGAATTCTACAGCCCGTTGAAATCCAATGCAGGCGGGAAGCTTTTATTGTAA
- the LOC140827110 gene encoding uncharacterized protein, with protein MAKIGEGDKRWIVEDRPDGANVHNWHWAETDCLDWSRNFLTNLLSNKTILSGDGNLYIKTKDIEKLEGEAYLNVRKGKIIPGYELNLILSYEAEVKDSDGSSVILNTEGTVEVPYIADENAGEDPEIRISVKDDGPIGKRVKEAFIAHGKPFVFEKIRDFVNAMAKGGPAKDDLEVKKVTVKKPAFDSGSAAGSSNISTSNSGSSVKESKKKQEKRNEGFKTITMTEKFNCRAKDLYEILMDENRWKGFTQSNARISKQVGGEFSIFDGSVTGKNVELLEGKLIVQNWRFGSWHDGIESTVRLSFDEPESGMTVVKLTHTDVPEEDRYGNSTVVENTERGWRDIIFHRIRAVFGFGI; from the exons ATGGCCAAAATTGGCGAGGGAGACAAACGATGGATCGTGGAAGACCGCCCCGATGGCGCCAACGTCCACAACTGGCACTGGGCAGAAACCGATTGCCTTGATTGGTCCCGAAATTTCCTCACTAACCTCCTGAGCAATAAAACAATCCTTTCTGGCGACGGAAATCTCTACATCAAAACCAAGGACATCGAAAAACTCGAAGGAGAAGCATACCTTAACGTTCGGAAGGGGAAAATAATACCCGGGTATGAGTTAAATTTGATTCTTTCGTACGAGGCTGAGGTCAAAGATTCCGACGGTAGTTCTGTGATTTTGAATACTGAGGGTACTGTTGAGGTTCCTTACATAGCCGACGAGAATGCTGGCGAAGATCCGGAGATTAGAATTAGTGTAAAAGATGATGGGCCGATCGGAAAAAGGGTGAAGGAAGCATTTATTGCGCATGGGAAGCCGTTTGTGTTTGAGAAAATTAGAGATTTTGTCAATGCGATGGCGAAAGGTGGACCTGCTAAGGATGATTTGGAAGTTAAGAAAGTAACAGTGAAAAAACCAGCTTTTGATTCTGGGTCTGCTGCTGGTTCGAGTAATATTTCGACCAGTAACAGTGGCTCAAGTGTTAAGGAGAGTAAGAAGAAGCAGGAGAAGAGAAATGAGGGGTTTAAGACAATTACTATGACTGAAAAGTTTAATTGTCGAGCTAAGGATTTGTACGAGATTTTAATGGATGAGAATAGGTGGAAAGGTTTTACTCAAAGCAATGCTCGGATAAGTAAGCAGGTGGGAGGGGAGTTTAGTATCTTTGATGGTTCAGTGACGGGGAAAAACGTTGAGTTGCTGGAGGGAAAGTTGATTGTTCAGAACTGGAGATTTGGTAGCTGGCATGATGGAATCGAGTCAACG GTGCGGCTGAGCTTTGACGAGCCTGAATCTGGGATGACCGTTGTGAAGCTCACACACACTGATGTACCCGAAGAAGACAG ATATGGCAATTCAACCGTGGTGGAAAATACCGAGAGGGGATGGAGAGATATCATATTCCACAGAATACGGGCAGTTTTTGGCTTTGGAATATGA
- the LOC140827111 gene encoding thioredoxin-like 3-1, chloroplastic isoform X2: MSILSPNPHILYREIHQREPQQLHAWTSGPGSIFAKSNGFGFGRSSNEWKGRAKRDLRAHSFWPELFKPETLEMEPIQDCEQFDQILEQAKLDSKPIVVDWMAAWCRKCIYLKPKLEKLAADYENKVKFYCVDVNKVPQPLVKRGNISKMPTIQLWSDGEMKAEVIGGHKAWLVIEEVRQMIQQFV, encoded by the exons ATGTCTATATTATCTCCAAATCCACACATTCTGTACAGAGAGATCCACCAACGGGAACCCCAGCAGCTTCACGCCTGGACCTCCGGACCTGGTTCAATCTTCGCCAAATCAAACGGGTTCGGATTCGGTCGGAGCAGCAACGAGTGGAAAGGAAGAGCTAAAAGAGATTTAAGGGCGCATTCTTTCTGGCCAGAATTGTTCAAGCCCGAAACTTTGGAGATGGAGCCCATTCAAGATTGCGAGCAGTTTGATCAGATTCTGGAGCAAGCTAAACTTGACTCGAAACCCATTGTCGTTGATTG GATGGCTGCTTGGTGTAGAAAATGCATTTACTTGAAGCCAAAGTTGGAGAAATTGGCCGCTGATTACGAGAACAA GGTGAAATTTTATTGTGTGGACGTCAACAAGGTGCCTCAACCACTGGTAAAGCGTGGAAACATATCG AAAATGCCGACAATCCAG TTGTGGAGTGATGGAGAAATGAAAGCGGAGGTGATCGGAGGCCACAAAGCATGGCTTGTTATCGAAGAAGTGAGACAAATGATCCAGCAGTTTGTATAA
- the LOC140827111 gene encoding thioredoxin-like 3-1, chloroplastic isoform X1, producing MSILSPNPHILYREIHQREPQQLHAWTSGPGSIFAKSNGFGFGRSSNEWKGRAKRDLRAHSFWPELFKPETLEMEPIQDCEQFDQILEQAKLDSKPIVVDWMAAWCRKCIYLKPKLEKLAADYENKVKFYCVDVNKVPQPLVKRGNISKMPTIQVSLFSHRFSQLISHKYLIYLVLVCYLSCSNYIFLTFCV from the exons ATGTCTATATTATCTCCAAATCCACACATTCTGTACAGAGAGATCCACCAACGGGAACCCCAGCAGCTTCACGCCTGGACCTCCGGACCTGGTTCAATCTTCGCCAAATCAAACGGGTTCGGATTCGGTCGGAGCAGCAACGAGTGGAAAGGAAGAGCTAAAAGAGATTTAAGGGCGCATTCTTTCTGGCCAGAATTGTTCAAGCCCGAAACTTTGGAGATGGAGCCCATTCAAGATTGCGAGCAGTTTGATCAGATTCTGGAGCAAGCTAAACTTGACTCGAAACCCATTGTCGTTGATTG GATGGCTGCTTGGTGTAGAAAATGCATTTACTTGAAGCCAAAGTTGGAGAAATTGGCCGCTGATTACGAGAACAA GGTGAAATTTTATTGTGTGGACGTCAACAAGGTGCCTCAACCACTGGTAAAGCGTGGAAACATATCG AAAATGCCGACAATCCAGGTTAGTTTATTCTCTCACCGGTTTTCACAATTAATCAGTCACAAGTATCTCATATATTTGGTGCTAGTTTGTTATTTATCTTGCAGTAATTATATATTTCTCACGTTTTGTGTGTAA
- the LOC140827112 gene encoding protein trichome birefringence-like → MADIKKYAPINGGNLFSDFKIHFSIFRTKRTFAIAYGFVFVFIAFTIFIAFSPSSNSSSPWFTNIYAVSTRGGGEASSSSSTSFSVFSDESYRSRVSSVFSYFFPNSSSPSQSHNFSRTDSAGSQNLSSLVPGLDKETPVAKNQTRNEVETHKVDDLKSNNATSLSQNSSVGETKQNDATPIKSSEGSSGYHLSDKNKAVEQTQTRGETSADKVEVLKANQSSAANRTVIQPPNSVKNYTLISGKGTSDKGLIQNLTSSLMKKQNTSANTSNGKQGKYDLINSLMNCDLFDGNWARDDSYPLYKPGSCSLIDEQFNCFLNGRPDNSYHKLKWKPKGCALPRLNGSHMLELLRGKRLVFVGDSLNRNMWESLICILKNSVKDQKKVYEESGQHHFRAEASYAFIFEDYKCRVEFFVSPFLVQEWEVSSKNGTKKETLRLDMIESSADKYKNADVIVFNTGHWWTHEKTSKGKDYYQEGSHVYSDLDVNEAFRKALTTWGRWVDANVSPMKSLVFFRGYSASHFSGGQWNSGGQCDHETEPIKNETYLTPYPPKMTVLEKVFKGMKTHVTYMNVTRMTDYRKDGHPSIYRKLHLSEEERRSPLSFQDCSHWCLPGVPDAWNEILYTELLVKLNKFQQHKKQS, encoded by the exons ATGGCGGACATAAAGAAATATGCGCCGATTAATGGTGGGAATCTGTTCTCCGACTTCAAAATCCACTTTTCAATATTCAGAACGAAGCGAACCTTTGCGATTGCCTATgggtttgtttttgttttcattGCCTTCACCATTTTTATTGCCTTTAGCCCTTCTTCAAATTCTTCTTCTCCATGGTTCACCAACATATATGCCGTAAGTACTAGAGGCGGCGGCGAGGCTAGTTCGAGTTCTTCCACTTCGTTTTCGGTTTTCTCGGATGAGTCGTATAGATCTCGCGTGTCTTCAGTTTTCTCTTATTTCTTCCCAAACTCGTCGTCTCCCTCGCAATCCCATAATTTTTCGCGTACCGACAGTGCTGGATCTCAAAACTTGTCATCTTTGGTACCGGGTTTGGATAAAGAGACTCCTGTCGCAAAAAACCAGACTCGAAACGAAGTGGAAACTCATAAAGTTGATGACTTGAAGTCTAATAATGCTACGAGTTTGTCTCAGAATTCTTCTGTCGGTGAGACGAAGCAAAACGATGCAACCCCAATAAAATCGAGTGAAGGGTCTTCAGGTTACCATTTGAGTGATAAAAATAAAGCCGTGGAGCAAACTCAGACTCGGGGGGAAACGTCTGCAGACAAAGTTGAAGTTTTGAAGGCAAATCAGAGCAGTGCTGCGAACAGAACTGTTATTCAGCCACCGAATTCGGTGAAAAATTATACTTTGATATCAGGAAAAGGAACCTCAGATAAGGGTTTGATTCAGAATCTCACTTCTTCTTTGATGAAGAAGCAGAATACTAGTGCTAATACTTCAAATGGGAAACAAGGGAAATATGACCTCATAAATTCTCTGATGAATTGTGATCTGTTTGATGGGAATTGGGCGAGAGATGACTCTTACCCGCTGTACAAGCCCGGTTCTTGTTCTCTGATTGATGAGCAATTTAACTGTTTTCTCAACGGTAGACCTGACAATAGCTACCACAAACTTAAGTGGAAGCCAAAAGGTTGCGCTCTTCCAAG GTTGAACGGCAGCCATATGCTGGAGTTGTTGAGAGGAAAAAGGCTAGTTTTTGTTGGCGATTCCCTCAACAGGAACATGTGGGAATCTCTTATCTGCATCCTCAAGAACTCTGTAAAAGATCAGAAAAAAGTTTATGAAGAATCCGGCCAGCACCATTTCCGGGCAGAAGCTTCTTATGCCTTCATATTTGAA GACTACAAATGCAGGGTGGAGTTTTTTGTATCTCCTTTCTTGGTTCAAGAGTGGGAAGTCTCGTCTAAAAATGGAACTAAGAAGGAAACACTTAGGCTTGATATGATTGAGAGTTCAGCtgataaatataaaaatgcAGACGTAATTGTGTTCAACACTGGACACTGGTGGACTCATGAGAAAACTTCCAAAgg gaaGGACTATTACCAAGAAGGGAGCCATGTTTACAGTGATCTAGACGTGAACGAAGCATTTCGAAAGGCCTTAACGACGTGGGGAAGATGGGTGGATGCCAATGTGAGTCCCATGAAATCTCTCGTGTTCTTCAGGGGCTATTCAGCATCTCATTTCAG TGGTGGGCAATGGAATTCAGGGGGGCAATGCGACCACGAAACCGAGCCAATAAAGAACGAAACATATCTAACTCCTTATCCACCGAAGATGACTGTTTTGGAGAAGGTTTTTAAAGGAATGAAGACCCATGTAACATATATGAACGTCACCAGAATGACAGATTATCGGAAGGATGGCCATCCATCAATATACCGGAAACTACATCTCTCGGAAGAAGAGAGGAGATCGCCTTTAAGTTTCCAAGATTGCAGCCATTGGTGCCTCCCCGGGGTGCCGGATGCATGGAACGAGATCCTATATACAGAGCTTTTAGTTAAATTAAACAAGTTTCAGCAGCACAAGAAGCAATCATAG
- the LOC140828365 gene encoding homeobox-leucine zipper protein HAT14-like isoform X2 — protein MELALSLGDTPKPFSLHEKSQKILGMDLGFCMAVEKDENNGGIGEETGYSESERRAPSSDPTVQLHLLPFSPVHRSQPPLNLVSEAAARGKKCEEWEATLSSSKNKSYQMDYFSTFKSKKRELEESTAADLGLITNSRGTSDEEENGLARKKLRLSKEQSAFLEDSFKEHNTLNPRQKLALAKELNLRPRQVEVWFQNRRARTKLKQTEVDYEYLKRCCETLTEENRKLQKELQELRALKATQPFYKQLPATTLTMCPSCERLAAPGAAPSKPVH, from the exons ATGGAGCTGGCTTTGAGCTTGGGTGACACCCCAAAGCCATTTTCTTTACATGAAAAATCGCAGAAAATTCTGGGGATGGATTTAGGGTTCTGCATGGCTGTGGAGAAGGATGAAAATAATGGTGGAATAGGAGAAGAAACCGGTTATTCTGAAAGTGAGAGGAGAGCTCCATCGTCAGATCCAACGGTTCAGCTCCATCTTCTTCCTTTCTCCCCGGTTCACAGAAGTCAGCCTCCATTAAATT TGGTCAGTGAAGCTGCAGCGAGAGGGAAGAAATGCGAAGAATGGGAGGCTACGCTTTCATCTTCtaagaataaatcatatcagatggattatttttcaacattcaaaagtAAAAAGAGAGAGTTGGAAGAAAGCACAGCGGCGGATCTAGGGTTAATCACAAATTCAAGGGGAACTAGTGATGAGGAAGAAAACGGCTTGGCGAGAAAAAAACTCAGACTTAGTAAAGAACAATCTGCATTTCTTGAAGACAGTTTCAAAGAACACAATACCCTCAATCCT AGACAAAAGCTTGCACTTGCCAAAGAGTTGAATCTTCGTCCTCGCCAAGTGGAAGTATGGTTCCAAAACAGAAGGGCCAG GACGAAGTTGAAGCAAACAGAGGTAGATTACGAGTATTTAAAGAGATGCTGCGAGACGCTGACAGAAGAGAACAGGAAGTTGCAAAAGGAGCTCCAAGAATTAAGAGCGCTTAAGGCTACTCAGCCATTTTACAAACAACTTCCTGCTACAACTCTCACAATGTGCCCGTCTTGTGAAAGATTAGCCGCCCCCGGCGCCGCCCCCAGTAAGCCTGTACACTAA
- the LOC140828365 gene encoding homeobox-leucine zipper protein HAT14-like isoform X1, translating into MELALSLGDTPKPFSLHEKSQKILGMDLGFCMAVEKDENNGGIGEETGYSESERRAPSSDPTVQLHLLPFSPVHRSQPPLNCKFPFPWPIDHTLVSEAAARGKKCEEWEATLSSSKNKSYQMDYFSTFKSKKRELEESTAADLGLITNSRGTSDEEENGLARKKLRLSKEQSAFLEDSFKEHNTLNPRQKLALAKELNLRPRQVEVWFQNRRARTKLKQTEVDYEYLKRCCETLTEENRKLQKELQELRALKATQPFYKQLPATTLTMCPSCERLAAPGAAPSKPVH; encoded by the exons ATGGAGCTGGCTTTGAGCTTGGGTGACACCCCAAAGCCATTTTCTTTACATGAAAAATCGCAGAAAATTCTGGGGATGGATTTAGGGTTCTGCATGGCTGTGGAGAAGGATGAAAATAATGGTGGAATAGGAGAAGAAACCGGTTATTCTGAAAGTGAGAGGAGAGCTCCATCGTCAGATCCAACGGTTCAGCTCCATCTTCTTCCTTTCTCCCCGGTTCACAGAAGTCAGCCTCCATTAAATTGCAAGTTTCCTTTCCCATGGCCTATTGATCATACCT TGGTCAGTGAAGCTGCAGCGAGAGGGAAGAAATGCGAAGAATGGGAGGCTACGCTTTCATCTTCtaagaataaatcatatcagatggattatttttcaacattcaaaagtAAAAAGAGAGAGTTGGAAGAAAGCACAGCGGCGGATCTAGGGTTAATCACAAATTCAAGGGGAACTAGTGATGAGGAAGAAAACGGCTTGGCGAGAAAAAAACTCAGACTTAGTAAAGAACAATCTGCATTTCTTGAAGACAGTTTCAAAGAACACAATACCCTCAATCCT AGACAAAAGCTTGCACTTGCCAAAGAGTTGAATCTTCGTCCTCGCCAAGTGGAAGTATGGTTCCAAAACAGAAGGGCCAG GACGAAGTTGAAGCAAACAGAGGTAGATTACGAGTATTTAAAGAGATGCTGCGAGACGCTGACAGAAGAGAACAGGAAGTTGCAAAAGGAGCTCCAAGAATTAAGAGCGCTTAAGGCTACTCAGCCATTTTACAAACAACTTCCTGCTACAACTCTCACAATGTGCCCGTCTTGTGAAAGATTAGCCGCCCCCGGCGCCGCCCCCAGTAAGCCTGTACACTAA